In a single window of the Serratia quinivorans genome:
- the folP gene encoding Dihydropteroate synthase — translation MQLTVRDTTFDLSHPRVMGILNVTPDSFSDGGQHNQLNQALLHAHALISAGATMIDVGGESTRPGAAEVSEEEEIARVVPVVEAIARRFEVFISVDTSKAGVIRESAQAGAHLINDVRSLQEPGALAAAAESGLPVCLMHMQGEPRTMQQAPHYDDLIGDVNAFFQRHIERCNAAGIKNQKLLLDPGFGFGKNLAHNYQLLARLSEFHHFGLPLLVGMSRKSMIGQLLNVPPDQRVIGSVACAVIAAMQGAQIVRVHDVKETVEAMRVVEATLSAKG, via the coding sequence ATGCAGTTAACCGTGCGAGACACGACTTTCGATCTCTCCCATCCGCGGGTGATGGGGATCCTCAACGTAACCCCGGATTCTTTTTCTGACGGCGGCCAACACAACCAGCTAAATCAGGCGTTGTTGCATGCCCATGCCCTGATTTCGGCCGGTGCGACCATGATTGATGTGGGGGGCGAGTCGACCAGACCGGGAGCGGCAGAGGTTAGTGAAGAGGAAGAGATCGCACGCGTAGTGCCCGTGGTGGAAGCCATTGCCCGGCGTTTTGAAGTCTTTATTTCGGTGGATACCTCGAAAGCCGGGGTGATCCGCGAGTCGGCTCAGGCCGGGGCGCATCTGATCAACGACGTTCGCTCGCTACAGGAGCCGGGCGCGCTGGCTGCCGCCGCGGAAAGCGGGCTACCGGTGTGTCTGATGCATATGCAGGGTGAACCGCGCACCATGCAGCAGGCGCCGCACTATGATGACCTTATTGGCGATGTTAACGCCTTTTTCCAGCGACATATTGAACGCTGTAATGCCGCCGGGATTAAAAATCAGAAATTGCTGCTCGACCCAGGATTCGGTTTCGGTAAGAATTTAGCGCACAATTATCAGCTTCTGGCCAGATTGTCAGAGTTTCATCACTTCGGCCTGCCGTTGTTGGTGGGGATGTCGCGTAAGTCGATGATTGGACAACTGCTGAACGTGCCCCCCGATCAGCGGGTCATCGGCAGCGTGGCCTGTGCGGTGATCGCCGCCATGCAGGGCGCACAGATTGTCAGAGTGCATGACGTTAAAGAAACCGTCGAGGCGATGCGTGTCGTCGAGGCAACACTTTCAGCTAAGGGATGA
- the rimP gene encoding Ribosome maturation factor RimP, whose product MSTLEQKLTEMLSAPVEALGFELVGIEFIRARQSTLRIYIDSENGINVDDCADVSHQVSAVLDVEEPITVAYNLEVSSPGLDRPMFTAEHYTRFLGDEVSLVLRMAVQNRRKWQGIIKSVDGEMITVAVEGKDEVFALSNIQKANLVPHF is encoded by the coding sequence TTGTCCACATTAGAGCAAAAATTAACAGAGATGCTTTCGGCACCGGTAGAAGCGTTGGGCTTTGAACTTGTAGGCATCGAATTTATTCGTGCGCGCCAATCGACGCTCCGTATCTATATTGATAGTGAAAACGGCATCAATGTTGACGATTGTGCTGATGTCAGCCACCAGGTCAGCGCTGTATTGGACGTTGAAGAGCCAATCACAGTCGCTTACAACTTGGAAGTCTCCTCTCCTGGCCTTGATCGCCCGATGTTCACCGCCGAGCACTATACTCGTTTCCTCGGTGACGAAGTCAGCCTGGTCTTGCGCATGGCCGTACAGAACCGTCGCAAATGGCAGGGCATTATCAAGTCTGTCGATGGCGAGATGATCACGGTTGCTGTGGAAGGGAAAGATGAAGTGTTCGCGCTGAGCAATATCCAGAAAGCGAACCTGGTACCCCACTTTTAA
- the rbfA gene encoding ribosome-binding factor A has product MAKEFSRGQRVAQEMQKEIAIILQREVKDPRVGMATVSGVEVSRDLAYAKVYVTFLNVLTENADPNLVPNGIKALEDASGYIRTLLGKAMRLRVVPELTFAYDNSLVEGMRMSNLVTNVVKNDAERRSASGDDEEA; this is encoded by the coding sequence ATGGCAAAAGAATTCAGCCGCGGTCAGCGCGTGGCACAAGAGATGCAAAAAGAGATTGCTATCATTCTGCAGCGTGAAGTCAAAGATCCGCGTGTCGGCATGGCTACCGTTTCTGGTGTAGAAGTTTCTCGTGATTTGGCCTATGCCAAAGTTTACGTCACCTTCCTGAACGTATTGACCGAAAACGCCGATCCGAATCTGGTGCCTAACGGCATCAAAGCTCTGGAAGACGCTTCCGGCTACATCCGCACGCTGCTGGGTAAAGCCATGCGCCTGCGCGTAGTACCTGAGCTGACCTTCGCTTACGACAACTCCCTGGTTGAAGGCATGCGCATGTCCAACCTGGTGACCAACGTAGTGAAGAATGACGCCGAACGCCGTTCTGCATCAGGCGATGACGAGGAGGCTTAA
- the glmM gene encoding Phosphoglucosamine mutase — translation MSERKYFGTDGIRGKVGDTPITPEFVLKLGWAAGKVLARHGSRKIIIGKDTRISGYMLESALEAGLAAAGLSASFTGPMPTPAVAYLTRTFRAEAGIVISASHNPFYDNGIKFFSIDGAKLPDDVEEAIEAEMEKPLTCVESSELGKASRIIDAAGRYIEFCKGTFPSELSLKGLKIVVDCANGATYHIAPSVLRELGATVIAIGVEPDGMNINEKCGATDVRQLQERVLKEKAHVGLAFDGDGDRVMMVDHLGNKVDGDQILYIIAREGLRQGQLRGGAVGTLMSNMGLELALKQLGIPFARAKVGDRYVLEKLQELGWRIGAENSGHVILLDKTTTGDGIVAGLQVLTAIVRNSMSLHDLCSGMKLLPQILVNVRFAGEHNPLESEEVRKITEQVEVELAGRGRVLLRKSGTEPLIRVMVEGEDEQQVTALAHRIADAVKSAG, via the coding sequence ATGAGTGAGCGTAAATATTTTGGTACCGACGGCATTCGTGGCAAGGTCGGCGATACTCCTATTACCCCGGAATTCGTTCTGAAGCTGGGCTGGGCGGCGGGTAAGGTACTGGCACGTCACGGATCTCGCAAAATTATTATCGGCAAAGATACCCGCATCTCCGGCTATATGCTGGAGTCGGCGTTGGAAGCCGGGCTTGCCGCTGCGGGGCTGTCAGCCTCGTTTACCGGCCCAATGCCGACGCCAGCGGTGGCGTATTTAACGCGTACCTTCCGTGCTGAAGCCGGTATTGTTATTTCGGCATCACATAACCCGTTTTACGACAACGGCATCAAGTTTTTCTCGATTGATGGGGCCAAGCTGCCGGACGATGTTGAAGAAGCCATTGAAGCCGAAATGGAAAAACCGCTGACCTGCGTGGAATCCTCCGAATTGGGCAAGGCCAGCCGGATCATCGACGCGGCCGGCCGCTATATCGAATTCTGCAAAGGCACCTTCCCGAGCGAATTGAGCCTGAAGGGCCTGAAAATCGTGGTGGACTGCGCCAACGGTGCGACCTATCACATTGCGCCAAGCGTACTGCGTGAGCTGGGCGCCACGGTGATTGCCATCGGCGTTGAGCCGGACGGCATGAATATCAATGAAAAGTGCGGCGCGACTGATGTTCGTCAACTTCAGGAACGTGTACTGAAGGAAAAAGCCCATGTCGGCCTGGCATTTGACGGTGACGGCGACCGTGTGATGATGGTTGATCACCTTGGCAACAAGGTCGATGGCGACCAAATCCTGTATATCATCGCTCGTGAAGGGCTGCGTCAGGGCCAGTTGCGCGGTGGTGCGGTTGGCACGCTGATGAGCAACATGGGTCTGGAATTGGCGCTCAAGCAGTTGGGCATCCCATTTGCACGTGCGAAAGTCGGCGACCGCTACGTGCTGGAGAAGCTGCAGGAGCTGGGATGGCGTATCGGTGCGGAAAACTCCGGCCACGTGATCCTGTTGGACAAGACCACCACGGGTGACGGCATCGTTGCCGGTCTGCAGGTGCTGACTGCGATTGTTCGTAACAGTATGAGTCTGCACGACCTGTGCAGCGGCATGAAATTGTTGCCGCAAATTCTGGTCAACGTGCGCTTTGCCGGCGAGCATAACCCGCTGGAATCCGAAGAGGTGCGTAAAATCACCGAGCAGGTTGAAGTGGAATTGGCCGGTCGCGGCCGCGTTCTGCTGCGCAAGTCCGGTACCGAACCGCTGATCCGTGTGATGGTGGAAGGTGAGGATGAGCAGCAGGTGACTGCGCTGGCACATCGCATCGCCGATGCGGTGAAGTCTGCTGGTTAA
- the infB gene encoding Translation initiation factor IF-2 — MTTDVTVKSLAAEIQTPVDRLVQQFADAGINKSETDSVTQHEKEALLAHLNREHGSAPGKLTLQRKTRSTLNIPSTGGKSKSVQIEVRKKRTYVNRDTPEAQQAEAAEQAQREAEEQAQRAAEELAKREAEAKRAAEEQAKREAAEIAKRNSAEKEKVTNQHTDEMTKPAQAEKARREAEAAELKRKAEEEVRRKVEEDAKRVAEEARRMAEEKGEEWAAAEKASAAVETADYHVTTSQHARAAEDENDAKVEGERRTRTRGGKATKQKKGNKLSESKADREEARAVTRGGKGKRKPSTLQQGFNKPAQVVNRDVVIGETITVAELANKMAVKGSQVIKAMMKLGAMATINQVIDQETAQLVAEEMGHKVILRRENELEEALMSDRDTGAAAEPRAPVVTIMGHVDHGKTSLLDYIRSTKVAAGEAGGITQHIGAYHVETDNGMITFLDTPGHAAFTSMRARGAQATDIVVLVVAADDGVMPQTIEAIQHAKAAQVPLVVAVNKIDKPEADPDRVKQELSQYGVMPEEWGGEAQFVHVSAKAGTGIDELLNAILLQSEVLELKAVRSGMASGVVIESFLDKGRGPVATVLVQEGTLNKGDIVLCGFEYGRVRAMRDELGREVTSAGPSIPVEILGLSSVPAAGDEATVVRDEKKAREVALYRQGKFREVKLARQQKSKLENMFANMTDGEVSELNIVLKSDVQGSCEAICESLLKLSTDEVKVKIVGSGVGGITETDATLAAASNAIILGFNVRADASARRVIEAESLDLRYYSVIYNLIDEVKQAMSGMLAPEYKQQIIGLAAVRDVFKSPKFGAIAGCMVTEGNIKRHNPIRVLRDNVVIYEGELESLRRFKDDVNEVRNGMECGIGVKNYNDVRVGDMIEVFEIIEIQRTIA; from the coding sequence ATGACGACAGATGTAACCGTAAAATCGCTGGCAGCAGAGATTCAGACTCCAGTTGATCGCCTGGTACAGCAGTTTGCTGATGCAGGGATTAACAAGTCTGAGACAGACTCTGTAACCCAACATGAGAAAGAAGCCTTACTGGCGCACCTGAACCGTGAACACGGTAGTGCGCCGGGTAAGCTCACGTTGCAGCGCAAAACGCGCAGCACCTTGAATATTCCGAGCACCGGCGGTAAAAGTAAATCGGTGCAAATCGAGGTCCGCAAGAAACGCACTTATGTAAATCGCGATACGCCAGAAGCCCAACAGGCTGAAGCGGCAGAGCAGGCACAGCGTGAAGCGGAAGAGCAGGCACAGCGCGCAGCAGAAGAGCTGGCGAAACGCGAAGCAGAAGCAAAGCGCGCAGCCGAAGAGCAAGCCAAACGTGAGGCCGCGGAGATTGCTAAGCGTAATTCAGCGGAAAAAGAAAAAGTGACGAATCAACATACCGACGAAATGACCAAGCCAGCTCAGGCAGAAAAAGCACGCCGTGAAGCCGAAGCCGCAGAACTGAAACGTAAAGCGGAAGAGGAAGTACGACGCAAGGTTGAAGAAGACGCCAAACGCGTAGCGGAAGAAGCGCGCCGCATGGCCGAAGAGAAAGGCGAAGAATGGGCTGCTGCCGAGAAAGCCAGCGCAGCGGTTGAAACTGCCGATTATCATGTAACCACTTCCCAGCACGCCCGTGCTGCCGAAGATGAAAACGACGCTAAAGTTGAAGGCGAACGCCGCACCCGCACTCGTGGCGGTAAAGCGACCAAGCAGAAAAAAGGCAACAAACTTTCCGAGTCTAAAGCAGACCGTGAAGAAGCGCGCGCCGTGACCCGTGGTGGTAAAGGCAAGCGTAAGCCAAGTACTCTGCAGCAGGGCTTCAACAAGCCGGCTCAGGTGGTTAACCGTGACGTTGTGATCGGCGAAACCATCACCGTAGCCGAACTGGCTAACAAGATGGCGGTTAAAGGCTCTCAGGTCATCAAAGCGATGATGAAACTGGGCGCAATGGCCACCATCAACCAGGTCATCGACCAGGAAACCGCACAGCTGGTTGCCGAAGAGATGGGCCACAAAGTTATCCTGCGTCGTGAGAACGAGCTGGAAGAAGCGCTGATGAGCGACCGTGATACCGGTGCTGCTGCTGAGCCACGTGCGCCAGTTGTGACCATCATGGGCCACGTTGACCACGGTAAAACTTCTCTGCTGGACTACATCCGCTCCACCAAGGTGGCAGCAGGCGAGGCCGGTGGTATTACCCAGCATATCGGTGCTTACCACGTAGAAACCGACAACGGCATGATCACCTTCCTGGATACTCCAGGCCACGCAGCCTTTACTTCAATGCGTGCTCGTGGTGCTCAGGCGACAGACATCGTTGTTCTGGTGGTTGCTGCCGACGACGGCGTGATGCCGCAAACCATCGAAGCTATCCAGCATGCGAAAGCAGCGCAGGTGCCTTTGGTTGTTGCAGTGAACAAAATTGACAAGCCGGAAGCCGATCCGGACCGCGTTAAGCAGGAACTGTCTCAGTACGGCGTTATGCCGGAAGAGTGGGGCGGCGAAGCGCAGTTCGTTCACGTATCTGCGAAAGCCGGTACCGGTATCGACGAGCTGTTGAACGCCATCCTGTTGCAGTCCGAAGTTCTCGAACTGAAAGCGGTACGCAGCGGCATGGCCAGCGGTGTGGTTATCGAATCCTTCCTGGATAAAGGTCGTGGTCCGGTTGCTACCGTGTTGGTACAGGAAGGTACGCTGAACAAGGGCGATATCGTTCTGTGTGGCTTCGAATACGGCCGCGTGCGTGCGATGCGTGACGAACTGGGTCGCGAAGTGACCTCTGCAGGTCCTTCTATTCCGGTTGAGATCCTGGGTCTGTCCAGCGTTCCAGCCGCGGGTGATGAAGCGACTGTGGTGCGTGACGAGAAGAAAGCGCGTGAAGTTGCGCTGTACCGTCAAGGCAAGTTCCGCGAAGTTAAACTGGCGCGTCAGCAGAAATCCAAACTGGAAAACATGTTTGCGAACATGACCGACGGTGAAGTTTCTGAACTGAACATCGTACTGAAATCCGACGTACAGGGTTCTTGTGAAGCGATTTGCGAATCACTGCTGAAACTCTCTACCGACGAAGTGAAAGTCAAGATTGTTGGCTCTGGCGTAGGTGGTATCACCGAAACCGACGCCACGCTGGCAGCGGCTTCCAACGCCATCATCCTGGGCTTCAACGTTCGTGCCGACGCTTCAGCGCGCCGCGTGATTGAAGCAGAAAGCCTGGATCTGCGTTACTACTCCGTGATCTATAACCTGATCGACGAAGTGAAGCAGGCGATGAGCGGTATGTTGGCGCCTGAGTACAAGCAGCAGATTATCGGCCTGGCCGCAGTTCGTGACGTGTTCAAATCACCTAAATTCGGCGCCATTGCAGGTTGTATGGTTACCGAAGGGAACATCAAGCGTCACAACCCAATCCGCGTTCTGCGCGACAACGTGGTTATCTATGAAGGCGAGCTGGAATCCCTGCGCCGCTTCAAAGATGACGTCAACGAAGTCCGTAACGGCATGGAATGTGGTATCGGCGTTAAGAACTACAACGACGTGCGCGTCGGCGACATGATCGAAGTATTCGAAATCATCGAGATCCAACGCACCATCGCTTAA
- the pnp gene encoding Polyribonucleotide nucleotidyltransferase, whose amino-acid sequence MLTPIIRKFQYGQHTLTIETGMMARQATAAVMVSMDDTAVFVTVVGQKKAKPGQSFFPLTVNYQERTYAAGRIPGSFFRREGRPSEGETLTSRLIDRPIRPLFPDSFLNEVQVIATVVSLNPQVNPDIVAMIGASAALSLSGIPFNGPIGSARVGYINNQYVLNPTSDELKESSLDLVVAGTAGAVLMVESEADVLSEDQMLGAVVFGHEQQQIVIENINSLVAEAGKAKWDWQAPAVNEALHARVAELAEGRLGDAYHITEKQERYAQVDAIKSSVVETLLAQDETLDVSEIQDILGSVEKNVVRSRVLRGEPRIDGREKDMIRGLDVRTGVLPRTHGSALFTRGETQALVTATLGTARDAQNLDELMGEKTDSFLFHYNFPPYSVGETGMVGSPKRREIGHGRLAKRGVLAMMPKPEDFPYTVRVVSEITESNGSSSMASVCGASLALMDAGVPIKAAVAGIAMGLVKEQDNFVVLSDILGDEDHLGDMDFKVAGSRDGITALQMDIKIEGITREIMQVALNQAKGARLHILGVMEQAISTPRGDISQFAPRIHTIRINPDKIKDVIGKGGSVIRALTEETGTTIEIEDDGTVKIAATDGEKAKFAIRRIEEITAEIEVGRIYQGKVTRIVDFGAFVAIGGGKEGLVHISQIADKRVEKVTDYLQMGQEVPVKVLEVDRQGRVRLSIKEATAPEAGSPAPEAE is encoded by the coding sequence TTGCTGACACCGATCATTCGCAAATTCCAGTATGGCCAGCATACCCTCACTATTGAGACCGGTATGATGGCTCGTCAGGCCACTGCCGCCGTTATGGTAAGCATGGATGACACCGCAGTATTCGTTACCGTAGTTGGCCAGAAAAAAGCCAAACCAGGCCAGAGCTTCTTCCCACTGACGGTTAACTATCAGGAGCGTACCTACGCTGCTGGTCGTATCCCGGGTAGCTTCTTCCGTCGTGAAGGCCGTCCGAGCGAAGGTGAAACTCTGACCTCCCGTCTGATTGACCGTCCGATCCGTCCACTGTTCCCGGACAGCTTCCTGAACGAAGTTCAGGTGATCGCGACCGTTGTTTCCCTTAACCCGCAGGTTAACCCGGACATCGTTGCGATGATCGGTGCCTCTGCCGCCCTGAGCCTGTCCGGTATTCCGTTCAATGGCCCAATCGGTTCTGCGCGCGTGGGTTACATCAACAATCAATACGTATTGAACCCAACCAGCGACGAGCTGAAAGAAAGCAGCCTGGATCTGGTGGTTGCCGGTACCGCTGGCGCAGTACTGATGGTTGAATCCGAAGCTGACGTTCTGAGCGAAGATCAGATGCTGGGCGCGGTGGTGTTTGGCCACGAGCAACAGCAAATCGTTATCGAAAACATTAATTCCCTGGTTGCCGAAGCCGGCAAAGCCAAGTGGGACTGGCAGGCACCTGCAGTCAACGAAGCGCTGCACGCGCGCGTTGCAGAACTGGCAGAAGGCCGCCTGGGCGACGCTTATCACATCACCGAAAAACAAGAGCGTTACGCTCAGGTTGATGCGATCAAGAGCAGCGTTGTTGAAACCCTGCTGGCACAGGACGAAACCCTGGACGTGTCTGAAATTCAGGACATCCTGGGTAGCGTTGAGAAAAACGTCGTTCGTAGCCGTGTGCTGCGTGGCGAGCCGCGTATCGACGGCCGTGAAAAAGACATGATCCGTGGTCTGGACGTGCGCACCGGCGTTCTGCCGCGTACCCACGGTTCCGCACTGTTCACCCGTGGTGAGACTCAGGCACTGGTTACCGCAACGCTGGGCACCGCCCGTGACGCGCAGAACCTGGATGAGCTGATGGGCGAAAAGACCGACAGTTTCCTGTTCCACTACAACTTCCCTCCGTACTCCGTTGGTGAGACCGGGATGGTAGGTTCGCCAAAACGTCGTGAAATTGGTCACGGTCGCCTGGCGAAACGTGGCGTATTGGCTATGATGCCTAAACCAGAAGATTTCCCGTACACGGTGCGTGTGGTTTCTGAAATCACCGAATCCAACGGTTCTTCTTCAATGGCTTCCGTCTGCGGTGCTTCTCTGGCACTGATGGATGCGGGTGTGCCAATCAAGGCAGCCGTTGCCGGTATCGCAATGGGCCTGGTGAAAGAACAAGACAACTTTGTTGTTCTGTCCGACATTCTGGGTGACGAAGATCACCTGGGCGACATGGACTTCAAAGTAGCCGGTAGCCGTGACGGTATTACCGCGCTGCAGATGGACATTAAAATTGAAGGCATCACCCGCGAAATCATGCAGGTTGCTCTGAACCAGGCCAAGGGCGCGCGTCTGCACATCCTGGGCGTGATGGAACAGGCTATCAGCACTCCGCGTGGCGATATCTCTCAGTTTGCACCACGTATTCACACTATCCGCATCAACCCGGACAAGATCAAAGACGTGATTGGTAAAGGCGGTTCTGTCATCCGTGCGCTGACTGAAGAGACCGGCACTACCATTGAAATCGAAGATGATGGTACAGTTAAAATCGCTGCTACCGACGGTGAGAAAGCGAAATTCGCTATCCGCCGCATCGAAGAGATCACTGCCGAGATCGAAGTGGGCCGTATTTACCAGGGTAAAGTTACCCGTATCGTTGATTTCGGCGCATTCGTGGCGATCGGCGGCGGTAAAGAAGGTCTGGTGCACATCTCTCAAATCGCTGACAAGCGCGTTGAGAAAGTGACCGACTATCTGCAGATGGGTCAGGAAGTACCGGTTAAGGTACTGGAAGTTGACCGTCAGGGCCGTGTGCGTCTGAGCATCAAAGAAGCGACCGCACCAGAAGCAGGTTCACCTGCGCCTGAAGCAGAATAA
- the secG gene encoding Preprotein translocase band 1 subunit — protein MYEALLVIFLLISIGLVALIMLQQGKGADMGASFGAGASGTLFGSSGSGNFMTRMTAVLATLFFVISLILGNLSTNQTKKGSEWENLGQPVKSEQTSAPAAPTKPSSDIPQ, from the coding sequence ATGTACGAAGCTCTTCTGGTAATTTTCCTGCTGATCTCAATCGGGCTGGTAGCTCTGATTATGCTGCAGCAAGGTAAAGGCGCTGATATGGGAGCCTCATTCGGAGCAGGTGCATCTGGCACATTGTTCGGTTCGAGTGGTTCCGGCAACTTCATGACCCGCATGACAGCTGTGCTGGCGACGTTGTTCTTCGTCATCAGTCTGATCCTTGGCAATCTGAGCACCAACCAGACCAAGAAGGGCAGCGAGTGGGAAAATTTGGGTCAGCCAGTGAAATCTGAGCAGACTAGCGCGCCGGCAGCACCAACCAAGCCGAGCAGCGATATCCCGCAGTAA
- the nusA gene encoding N utilization substance protein A, with amino-acid sequence MNKEILAVVEAVSNEKSLPREKIFEALETALATATKKKYEQEIEVRVSIDRKTGDFDTFRRWVAVDEVTQPTREITLEAAQYEEPGIELGGYIEDQIESVTFDRITTQTAKQVIVQKVREAERAMVVDAFRQHEGEIVTGVVKKVNRDSIALDLGSNAEAVIGREDMLPRENFRPGDRIRGILYAVRPEARGAQLFVSRSSAEMLKELFRIEVPEIGEEVIEIKAAARDPGSRAKIAVKTNDKRIDPVGACVGMRGARVQAVSSELGGERIDIILWDDNPAQFVINAMAPADVASIVVDEDNCTMDIAVEASNLAQAIGRNGQNVRLASQLLKQHRDDDRWELNVMTADDLQAKHQAEAHAAIDTFTKHLDIDEDFATVLVEEGFSTLEELAYVPIKELLEIDGLDEDMVEALRDRAKAALTTLALAQEESLGDQKPADDLLNLPGLERSMAFKLAARGVCTLEDLAEQGVDDLADIEGLSDEQAGELIMAARNICWFGDNA; translated from the coding sequence ATGAATAAAGAGATTCTGGCTGTTGTTGAAGCTGTTTCCAATGAAAAATCCCTTCCGCGTGAGAAGATTTTCGAAGCGCTGGAAACCGCATTAGCCACCGCCACCAAGAAAAAATACGAGCAGGAAATCGAAGTTCGCGTCAGCATTGACCGCAAAACTGGCGATTTCGACACCTTCCGCCGTTGGGTCGCTGTAGATGAAGTGACTCAGCCAACGCGTGAAATCACGCTGGAAGCTGCACAGTATGAAGAGCCAGGCATCGAGCTGGGCGGTTACATCGAAGATCAGATTGAATCTGTGACCTTCGACCGTATCACCACTCAAACCGCGAAACAGGTTATCGTACAGAAAGTACGTGAAGCCGAGCGCGCGATGGTGGTTGACGCCTTCCGCCAGCACGAAGGTGAAATCGTCACCGGCGTGGTGAAGAAAGTTAACCGTGACAGCATTGCGCTGGATCTGGGTAGCAACGCTGAAGCGGTCATTGGCCGTGAAGATATGCTGCCACGCGAAAACTTCCGTCCGGGCGACCGTATCCGCGGTATCCTGTACGCCGTTCGTCCAGAAGCCCGTGGCGCGCAGCTGTTTGTCAGCCGCTCCAGCGCCGAGATGCTGAAAGAACTGTTCCGCATCGAAGTACCGGAAATCGGCGAAGAAGTGATCGAAATTAAAGCGGCAGCCCGCGATCCTGGCTCCCGTGCAAAAATTGCAGTGAAAACCAACGACAAACGCATCGACCCGGTCGGCGCTTGCGTAGGTATGCGCGGTGCGCGCGTTCAGGCCGTTTCGAGCGAGCTCGGCGGTGAACGTATCGACATCATCCTGTGGGATGATAACCCTGCGCAGTTCGTCATCAACGCCATGGCGCCGGCAGACGTTGCCTCAATCGTGGTTGATGAAGATAATTGCACTATGGATATCGCCGTTGAAGCCAGCAATCTGGCACAGGCGATCGGCCGTAATGGCCAAAACGTGCGTTTGGCATCCCAGTTGTTAAAACAGCATCGTGACGATGACCGTTGGGAACTGAACGTGATGACGGCGGACGATCTGCAGGCCAAGCACCAGGCCGAAGCTCATGCCGCCATTGATACCTTCACCAAACATCTTGATATTGACGAAGATTTCGCCACCGTACTGGTTGAAGAAGGCTTCTCTACTCTGGAAGAGTTGGCTTACGTGCCAATCAAAGAGCTGCTGGAAATCGACGGTCTGGATGAAGATATGGTTGAAGCGTTGCGCGATCGCGCCAAAGCTGCATTGACCACGCTGGCCCTGGCACAAGAAGAAAGCCTGGGCGACCAAAAACCTGCTGACGATTTGCTCAACCTGCCGGGTCTTGAGCGCAGCATGGCCTTTAAACTGGCCGCGCGTGGGGTTTGTACGCTGGAAGATCTTGCCGAGCAGGGTGTTGACGATCTGGCTGATATTGAAGGGCTTAGCGATGAGCAAGCCGGCGAGCTGATTATGGCCGCACGTAATATCTGTTGGTTTGGCGACAACGCGTAA
- the truB gene encoding tRNA pseudouridine synthase B: MSRPRRRGRDIHGVLLLDKPQGLSSNDALQKVKRLYNANRAGHTGALDPLATGMLPICLGEATKFSQFLLDSDKRYRVIARLGQRTDTSDADGQIVQERPVSFTQAQLDAALDSFRGDIKQVPSMYSALKYQGKKLYEYARQGIEVPREARSITVYELQFIRWEGDELELEIHCSKGTYIRTITDDLGELLGCGAHVIYLRRLQVATYPTERMVTLEQLNELLEQAHRQEIAPAELLDPLLMPMDSPVENYPEVNLLPVVAGYVKQGQPVQVAGAPASGMVRITEGEERKFIGVGDIADDGRVAPRRLVVEYFD, from the coding sequence ATGAGTCGCCCTCGTCGCCGCGGCCGTGATATCCACGGTGTCCTGTTGCTGGACAAACCGCAGGGCCTGTCATCCAACGACGCCCTGCAAAAAGTAAAGCGCCTCTATAACGCCAATCGCGCGGGTCATACCGGCGCGCTCGACCCGCTGGCGACCGGCATGCTGCCAATTTGCCTCGGTGAGGCGACCAAGTTTTCACAGTTCCTGCTCGACTCCGACAAACGCTATCGCGTGATTGCCCGACTGGGTCAGCGTACCGATACCTCGGATGCCGACGGCCAAATTGTGCAGGAGCGGCCGGTGAGTTTCACCCAGGCGCAGCTCGATGCGGCGCTGGACAGCTTCCGTGGCGATATCAAGCAGGTACCTTCGATGTACTCGGCGCTGAAATACCAGGGCAAGAAACTCTATGAGTATGCTCGCCAGGGTATCGAAGTGCCGCGTGAAGCACGCAGCATTACCGTTTATGAACTGCAGTTTATTCGCTGGGAAGGGGATGAACTGGAGCTGGAAATTCACTGCTCAAAAGGCACTTACATCCGCACCATCACCGATGACCTCGGCGAGCTGCTGGGATGTGGCGCGCACGTGATCTACCTGCGTCGTCTGCAGGTGGCGACCTACCCGACCGAGCGCATGGTCACGCTGGAGCAGTTGAACGAATTGCTGGAGCAGGCTCATCGGCAGGAAATCGCCCCGGCCGAGCTGCTCGATCCGTTGTTGATGCCGATGGACAGCCCGGTGGAGAACTACCCGGAAGTGAATTTGCTGCCAGTGGTAGCGGGTTACGTTAAGCAAGGGCAACCGGTTCAGGTTGCCGGTGCACCGGCCTCGGGCATGGTCCGTATCACCGAAGGTGAAGAGCGTAAATTTATCGGCGTCGGTGATATTGCCGATGACGGTCGTGTGGCGCCGCGCCGCCTGGTAGTTGAATATTTCGACTAA